A window from Pseudomonas sp. MRSN 12121 encodes these proteins:
- a CDS encoding metallothionein — protein sequence MSNETCACPGCTCKVGAHAIVRHGKHYCCQACASHHANGEPCASTEGCGCAKGAPH from the coding sequence ATGTCCAACGAGACTTGTGCCTGCCCGGGCTGCACCTGCAAGGTCGGCGCCCATGCCATCGTGCGTCACGGCAAGCATTACTGTTGCCAGGCCTGCGCCAGCCACCACGCCAACGGCGAACCCTGCGCCTCGACCGAAGGCTGCGGTTGCGCCAAGGGCGCGCCGCACTGA
- a CDS encoding DUF6555 family protein, whose translation MNNAKLFVIEYTLHGAPKSFIIRSEKMDNAEAWHWASCDAGVGRIGRFGLERVKKTSKPLAEKFGIENVTWRPST comes from the coding sequence ATGAACAACGCAAAACTTTTCGTCATCGAATACACCCTGCACGGCGCCCCCAAGTCTTTCATCATCCGCTCGGAAAAGATGGACAACGCCGAAGCCTGGCACTGGGCAAGCTGCGACGCGGGGGTCGGGCGCATCGGCCGTTTCGGCCTCGAACGAGTGAAAAAGACCAGCAAGCCCCTGGCGGAAAAATTCGGCATCGAGAACGTCACCTGGCGCCCCTCGACCTGA
- a CDS encoding helix-turn-helix transcriptional regulator: MALAAPPDLSDTDVPVQPLARTYPRGLFIEPHEHAWGQLLYAMSGVMWVETPNEALVVPPQRAVWLPPGVPHGIRVVTDLQMRNIYLRPSLAATLDSQVQVLQVDNLLRELIVRLVEHDGAPQPAYYDALVNLALLELKRARRSQLKIVLPDSSDRRLVSLCQAVMAAPSLDIPFERHAEAAGASVRTLARLFKDSLGVGFAEWRRQVQLATAAAELIQGVPVGTIARELGYSPGSFSDMFRRELGLAPSQYAAGEARA, encoded by the coding sequence ATGGCCCTTGCCGCTCCCCCCGATCTCAGTGATACCGATGTGCCGGTACAACCCCTGGCGCGCACCTACCCGCGTGGCTTGTTCATCGAGCCCCACGAACATGCCTGGGGGCAGTTGCTGTATGCCATGAGCGGGGTGATGTGGGTCGAGACGCCGAACGAGGCGCTGGTGGTGCCGCCGCAACGGGCGGTCTGGTTGCCGCCGGGGGTGCCCCACGGGATTCGCGTGGTCACCGACCTGCAGATGCGCAATATCTATCTGCGCCCGTCGCTGGCCGCGACCCTCGACAGCCAGGTGCAGGTGTTGCAGGTGGACAACCTGCTGCGCGAACTGATCGTGCGCCTGGTGGAGCATGACGGCGCGCCGCAGCCGGCGTATTACGACGCGCTGGTGAACCTGGCCCTTTTGGAACTCAAGCGCGCCCGGCGTTCGCAACTGAAGATCGTGCTGCCGGACAGTTCCGACCGGCGCCTGGTCAGCCTGTGCCAGGCGGTGATGGCCGCGCCTTCCCTGGACATTCCCTTCGAGCGCCACGCCGAGGCGGCGGGGGCCAGCGTGCGCACCCTGGCGCGGCTGTTCAAGGACAGCCTGGGCGTGGGGTTCGCCGAGTGGCGCCGCCAGGTGCAACTGGCCACGGCGGCCGCCGAGCTGATCCAGGGCGTGCCGGTGGGCACCATCGCCCGCGAGCTGGGTTATTCCCCCGGCAGCTTCAGCGACATGTTCCGCCGGGAGCTGGGGCTGGCCCCGTCGCAATATGCGGCTGGCGAAGCCCGGGCCTGA
- a CDS encoding DUF1427 family protein, with product MPYLISLAIGLGVGLLYGALNVRSPAPPAIALVGLLGMLAGEQLWPMGRQLISNWLS from the coding sequence ATGCCTTACCTCATCTCCCTTGCGATCGGCCTCGGTGTCGGCCTGCTCTATGGCGCCCTGAATGTACGTTCGCCGGCGCCACCGGCCATTGCCCTGGTGGGGCTGCTCGGCATGCTCGCCGGTGAACAGCTGTGGCCCATGGGCCGCCAGCTGATAAGCAACTGGCTGTCCTGA
- a CDS encoding zinc-binding alcohol dehydrogenase family protein: MHALQFSNTGDLSSLRYVEVPTPAPAADQVLVQIKAAGLNPSDVKNVLGRFPYTTVPRIPGRDFAGIVVDGPRELVGQEVWGTGKELGFYADGSHAQYVVLSAKGVAPKPTHLSFAQAASLGVPYTTAWDALERSGVKAETTLLVIGGGAVGNAALALAKVRGARVLAAARRPEQVRALQAQGFQAVQLERPEDLAAQVNEVFAGGAEVIFDTTGFWLPAAVAALAPFGRIAIIAAPVDGHVQLPALGLYRKGGSVVGINSLLYGVQACAAMLEQFGRFFDQGLLPLPQGLFESPLEQGVERYREVDQGRGEKVILVP, translated from the coding sequence ATGCACGCCCTGCAATTTTCCAATACCGGCGATCTCTCGTCGCTGCGCTATGTCGAAGTCCCCACCCCGGCCCCGGCGGCCGACCAGGTACTGGTGCAGATCAAGGCGGCGGGCCTCAACCCCAGCGACGTGAAAAACGTGCTCGGACGTTTTCCCTACACCACCGTGCCACGGATTCCCGGGCGGGATTTCGCCGGGATCGTGGTGGACGGCCCACGCGAACTGGTGGGCCAGGAGGTCTGGGGCACCGGCAAGGAACTGGGCTTCTACGCGGACGGTTCCCACGCCCAGTACGTGGTGCTGTCGGCCAAGGGCGTGGCGCCCAAGCCGACGCACCTGAGTTTCGCCCAGGCCGCCAGCCTGGGCGTGCCTTACACCACCGCCTGGGATGCCCTGGAGCGCAGCGGAGTGAAAGCCGAGACCACGCTGCTGGTGATCGGTGGCGGGGCGGTGGGCAATGCCGCCCTGGCCCTGGCCAAGGTCCGCGGCGCCCGGGTGCTGGCCGCCGCGCGCCGCCCGGAGCAGGTCAGGGCCTTGCAGGCGCAGGGTTTCCAGGCCGTGCAACTGGAGCGACCGGAGGACCTTGCGGCCCAGGTCAATGAAGTGTTCGCCGGCGGCGCCGAGGTGATCTTCGACACCACCGGATTCTGGCTGCCGGCCGCGGTCGCGGCCCTGGCGCCGTTCGGCCGTATCGCGATCATTGCCGCGCCGGTGGACGGCCACGTGCAATTGCCGGCCCTGGGCCTGTATCGCAAGGGCGGTTCGGTGGTCGGGATCAATTCGCTGCTGTACGGCGTGCAAGCCTGCGCGGCGATGCTCGAGCAGTTCGGGCGGTTTTTCGATCAGGGCTTGTTGCCGCTGCCGCAAGGGCTGTTCGAGTCGCCGCTGGAGCAGGGCGTCGAACGCTACCGCGAGGTGGACCAGGGGCGTGGCGAGAAGGTGATTCTGGTGCCGTAA
- a CDS encoding purine nucleoside permease: MHTITRLSLALGLACGTLLASPAWAGDTAAHPIRPKVVLITMFAPEAQHWVERLELKKEVRVPGLSAQYPVIRCNDKDVCLLVTGMGQTNAAASTLALALAPQFDLRKSYFLIAGIAGISPKHGTIGTAAWAHYLVEFGTQWELDSRDAPKDWPTGYLGINTKGPDEKPPLDYKTEVFELNPKLQAKAFALSRHVALSESKESAAWRLKYPAAPANQPPVVTQCDTLAGNTWFSGTRLSERAETWARLLTDNKGEYCTTQQEDNSTYEALLRASREGRVDIQRLAVVRAGSDFDRPEPGGSEVDNLLKYADQGGFVPALENLFRAGNPLVQDILKNWSAWEKGVPQA, from the coding sequence ATGCACACGATTACCCGTCTTTCCCTGGCCCTGGGCCTGGCTTGCGGCACCCTGCTCGCTTCACCGGCCTGGGCCGGCGACACCGCCGCGCACCCGATCAGGCCCAAGGTGGTGCTGATCACCATGTTCGCGCCCGAGGCCCAGCACTGGGTCGAGCGCCTGGAACTGAAAAAAGAAGTGCGCGTACCGGGCCTGTCGGCGCAGTACCCGGTCATTCGTTGCAACGACAAGGACGTTTGCCTGCTCGTCACCGGCATGGGCCAGACCAATGCCGCGGCCTCGACCCTGGCCTTGGCCCTGGCGCCGCAGTTCGACCTGCGCAAGAGCTATTTCCTGATCGCCGGGATCGCCGGCATCAGCCCGAAACACGGGACCATCGGCACCGCCGCCTGGGCCCATTACCTGGTGGAGTTCGGCACCCAGTGGGAACTGGATTCGCGCGATGCGCCCAAGGACTGGCCGACCGGCTACCTGGGGATCAATACCAAGGGGCCGGACGAGAAGCCGCCGCTGGACTACAAGACCGAAGTCTTCGAGCTCAACCCGAAACTGCAGGCCAAGGCCTTCGCCCTGTCGCGCCATGTGGCGCTGAGCGAGAGCAAGGAATCGGCGGCCTGGCGCCTCAAGTACCCGGCCGCCCCGGCCAACCAGCCGCCGGTGGTCACCCAGTGCGACACCCTGGCGGGCAACACCTGGTTTTCCGGCACGCGCCTGAGCGAACGGGCCGAGACCTGGGCCCGCCTGCTGACCGACAACAAAGGCGAGTACTGCACCACCCAGCAGGAAGACAACTCGACCTATGAAGCCCTGCTGCGCGCCAGCCGCGAAGGCCGGGTGGACATCCAGCGCCTGGCGGTGGTGCGTGCCGGCTCCGACTTCGACCGCCCCGAGCCGGGCGGCAGCGAGGTCGACAACCTGCTCAAGTACGCCGACCAGGGCGGTTTCGTCCCGGCCCTGGAAAACCTGTTCCGCGCCGGCAACCCGCTGGTGCAGGACATCCTGAAGAACTGGTCGGCGTGGGAGAAAGGCGTGCCGCAGGCGTGA
- a CDS encoding nucleoside-specific channel-forming protein Tsx, with the protein MHRPFTSPASHRTLAVSLLLAAVTGVLSGTAQGQEKTAGAPTSSLDDSAQGETLSADARAPQKGAYLSDWYNQDLTLIGSKDISFGPQPADDVYLEYEYFGRKGPFELYGYIDVPKILGIGNSHDKGAWDHGSPLFMEHEPRISIDYLAGRSLAIGPFKEWYVAFDWIYDHGSNSANRANTLYSGLGTDIDTHSRVNLSANFYGRYQWENYGASNEYSWDGYRAQLKYIVPIDTFSNGASLTYIGFTNFDFGSDLHKDNPARTANATVATNVLLYSFTHLRFTLVGRYFHNGGNWQDGSELNFGDGDFRARSNGWGYYAGIGYQF; encoded by the coding sequence ATGCATCGACCCTTCACCTCCCCGGCGTCCCACCGCACTCTGGCTGTTTCCCTGCTACTGGCCGCCGTTACGGGAGTACTCAGTGGCACCGCCCAGGGCCAGGAAAAAACCGCTGGCGCCCCCACCTCCTCCCTCGATGACTCGGCCCAGGGCGAAACCCTCAGCGCAGACGCCAGGGCGCCCCAAAAAGGGGCCTACCTGTCGGACTGGTACAACCAGGACCTGACCCTGATCGGCAGCAAGGACATCAGCTTCGGCCCACAGCCGGCCGACGACGTCTACCTGGAATACGAATACTTCGGGCGCAAGGGGCCGTTCGAGCTGTACGGCTACATCGATGTGCCGAAAATCCTCGGCATCGGCAACAGCCACGACAAGGGCGCCTGGGACCACGGCTCGCCGCTGTTCATGGAACACGAGCCGCGCATCTCCATCGACTACCTGGCCGGACGCAGCCTGGCCATCGGCCCGTTCAAGGAGTGGTACGTGGCCTTCGACTGGATCTACGACCACGGCAGCAACAGCGCCAACCGCGCCAACACCCTGTACAGCGGCCTGGGCACCGATATCGACACCCACTCGCGGGTCAACCTGTCGGCCAACTTCTACGGGCGCTACCAGTGGGAAAACTACGGCGCCAGCAATGAATATTCGTGGGACGGCTACCGTGCCCAGCTCAAGTACATCGTGCCCATCGATACATTCAGCAACGGCGCGTCGCTGACCTATATCGGCTTCACCAACTTCGACTTCGGCTCGGACCTGCACAAGGACAACCCGGCCCGCACCGCCAATGCCACGGTGGCCACCAATGTGCTGCTTTACTCCTTCACTCACCTGCGCTTCACCCTGGTCGGCCGTTACTTCCACAACGGCGGCAACTGGCAGGACGGCAGCGAACTGAATTTCGGCGACGGCGACTTCCGCGCCCGCTCCAACGGCTGGGGTTACTACGCCGGCATCGGTTACCAGTTCTGA